Proteins from a single region of Streptomyces sp. HUAS 15-9:
- a CDS encoding Na+/H+ antiporter, with protein sequence MDQLALLFVLLLGALVSVPVGDRLGLPAPVLMTLLGIALAVADFVPNVDFPPELILPLLLPPLLYAAVRRTSWRQFAANKRPIFLLAVALVFVTTASVAAVAGAIVPGLSMAAAVALGALVAPPDPVAATAVAGQLGLPRRLVSILEGEGLFNDVTAIVLYHVAIAAVVSGTFSPWRAGLDLVLSAVVAVAVGLALGWGANKLLDLLGDPTLQIGLTLLVPYASYVLAEEWHGSGVLAVLTAALFLAEYALGADDVMTRLAGHTFWDIVDTLVTGVAFGLIGLELHNAIRTASGRWGEMLGWAGTVVAVVVFVRLVWLLPATWLTKRLHAKRDYDEDIPMSWRETVVMWWSGMRGVASVALALAIPLKTDAGSGFPDRDEIVFIAFGVIMATLVLQGLTLPWLVKRLGVRADNEREKEFEKRLAVRAAKAAKRRLREIEQVEDLSEDLSEQMLRSAYDIGVRISPDMGEEERREAHQLRVRKLRRVRRIQGEMLSAARHEVLAARSEPGADPEIVDRVLRHLDVRSLR encoded by the coding sequence GTGGATCAGTTGGCCCTGTTGTTCGTGTTGCTGCTGGGGGCCCTGGTGAGCGTGCCGGTGGGGGACCGGCTGGGACTGCCCGCTCCGGTGCTCATGACGCTGCTCGGCATCGCCCTCGCGGTGGCCGACTTCGTGCCGAACGTGGACTTCCCGCCCGAGCTGATCCTGCCGCTGCTGCTGCCGCCCCTGCTGTACGCGGCGGTGCGACGGACCTCGTGGCGGCAGTTCGCGGCCAACAAACGGCCGATCTTCCTGCTGGCCGTGGCCCTCGTGTTCGTCACCACGGCGAGTGTGGCCGCCGTCGCCGGGGCGATCGTGCCGGGGCTGTCGATGGCCGCCGCCGTGGCGCTGGGCGCGCTGGTGGCTCCGCCCGACCCGGTGGCCGCCACCGCCGTCGCGGGGCAGCTCGGGCTGCCGCGCCGGCTGGTGTCGATCCTGGAGGGCGAGGGGCTGTTCAACGACGTCACGGCGATCGTGCTCTACCACGTGGCGATCGCCGCCGTCGTCAGCGGCACATTCTCGCCGTGGCGGGCCGGTCTCGACCTCGTGCTGTCCGCGGTGGTCGCCGTGGCCGTGGGGCTCGCGCTGGGCTGGGGCGCGAACAAGCTGCTCGACCTGCTGGGGGACCCGACCCTGCAGATCGGTCTGACCCTGCTGGTGCCGTACGCGTCCTACGTGCTCGCGGAAGAATGGCACGGGTCCGGGGTCCTCGCCGTGCTCACCGCCGCGCTGTTCCTGGCCGAGTACGCCCTGGGCGCCGACGACGTGATGACACGGCTTGCCGGGCACACGTTCTGGGACATCGTGGACACGCTCGTCACCGGGGTCGCGTTCGGGCTGATCGGCCTGGAGCTGCACAACGCGATCCGCACGGCGTCCGGGCGGTGGGGCGAGATGCTGGGCTGGGCGGGCACCGTCGTGGCCGTGGTGGTGTTCGTACGGCTGGTGTGGCTGCTCCCGGCCACCTGGCTGACCAAGCGGCTGCACGCCAAGCGGGACTACGACGAGGACATTCCGATGAGCTGGCGGGAGACGGTCGTCATGTGGTGGTCGGGGATGCGCGGGGTGGCCTCGGTGGCGCTGGCGCTGGCCATCCCGCTGAAGACCGACGCCGGGTCCGGCTTCCCCGACCGGGACGAGATCGTGTTCATCGCGTTCGGGGTGATCATGGCGACGCTGGTGCTGCAGGGGCTGACCCTGCCGTGGCTCGTGAAGCGGCTGGGGGTGCGGGCCGACAACGAGCGGGAGAAGGAGTTCGAGAAGCGGCTGGCCGTGCGGGCGGCGAAGGCGGCCAAGCGCAGGCTCCGGGAGATCGAGCAGGTCGAGGACCTGTCGGAGGACCTGTCCGAGCAGATGCTGCGCAGCGCCTACGACATCGGGGTGCGGATCAGCCCGGACATGGGCGAGGAGGAGCGGCGGGAGGCCCACCAGCTGCGGGTCCGGAAGCTGAGGCGGGTGCGGCGGATCCAGGGGGAGATGCTGAGCGCGGCGCGCCACGAGGTGCTGGCGGCGCGGAGCGAGCCGGGGGCGGATCCGGAGATCGTGGACCGGGTGCTTCGGCATCTGGATGTGCGCAGTCTGCGCTGA
- a CDS encoding GNAT family N-acetyltransferase, translated as MSAACTVRIADDPADREACFAVRKEVFVVEQRVPQDIEYDEYDAVAVHVLAVREDGVPLGTGRLLSGEAAASKTGGDPSVGSLGRLAVAREARGLGVGVALVRAIEEAARARGLTALDLHAQTHALGFYERLGYEAYGPEYQEAGIPHRAMRRSL; from the coding sequence ATGAGTGCCGCCTGCACCGTGCGGATCGCCGACGACCCGGCCGATCGCGAGGCGTGCTTCGCGGTGCGCAAGGAGGTCTTCGTCGTCGAGCAGCGCGTCCCGCAGGACATCGAGTACGACGAGTACGACGCCGTGGCCGTGCATGTGCTGGCCGTCCGGGAGGACGGCGTGCCGCTCGGCACCGGGCGGCTGCTGTCCGGCGAGGCGGCCGCTTCGAAGACCGGCGGCGACCCGTCGGTGGGCTCCCTGGGGCGGCTCGCCGTCGCACGGGAGGCGCGTGGGCTGGGCGTCGGTGTCGCGCTCGTGCGGGCCATCGAGGAGGCGGCACGCGCGCGTGGGCTGACGGCGCTGGACCTGCACGCCCAGACGCACGCGCTGGGCTTCTACGAGCGGCTCGGGTACGAGGCGTACGGCCCGGAGTACCAGGAGGCGGGGATCCCGCACCGGGCGATGCGGCGCTCCCTGTAG
- a CDS encoding dienelactone hydrolase family protein gives MNIMLFHSTYGLGPAVRAAADRLRAAGHEVWTPDLFEGRTFETVEEGMAFKEEIGKDELLRRAVLAAAPYSERGLVYAGFSLGASVAQTLALGDEKARGLLLLHGTSDIAPNASVDELPVQLHVAEPDPFETDDWLSAWYLQMGRAGADVEVYRYAGAGHLYTDPGLPDYDEEAAEATWRVALGFLDSLRTA, from the coding sequence ATGAACATCATGCTCTTTCACTCGACCTATGGCCTTGGGCCCGCGGTGCGCGCGGCGGCGGACCGTCTGCGGGCCGCTGGGCACGAGGTGTGGACGCCGGACCTCTTCGAGGGGCGCACGTTCGAGACGGTCGAGGAGGGCATGGCCTTCAAGGAGGAGATCGGCAAGGACGAGCTGCTGAGGCGGGCGGTCCTGGCGGCGGCGCCCTACTCGGAGCGGGGGCTGGTGTACGCCGGGTTCTCGCTGGGCGCCTCCGTCGCGCAGACCCTGGCCCTCGGCGACGAGAAGGCGCGCGGACTGCTGCTCCTGCACGGCACGTCGGACATCGCGCCGAACGCCTCGGTGGACGAGCTGCCGGTCCAGCTGCATGTGGCCGAGCCGGACCCGTTCGAGACGGACGACTGGCTGAGCGCCTGGTATCTGCAGATGGGCCGGGCGGGCGCCGATGTGGAGGTCTACAGATACGCCGGGGCGGGCCATCTCTACACCGATCCCGGCCTCCCGGACTACGACGAGGAGGCCGCCGAGGCCACCTGGCGGGTGGCGCTCGGCTTCCTCGACAGTCTGCGGACCGCCTAG
- a CDS encoding mechanosensitive ion channel family protein, which produces MENVLRPVIVVGGAVVLTVLIGWATDLLLRKADERHSETPLWGLLRRARVPYQLVLCAALLRGSYDQAELLQEHRVGIGRALTLVLIGSAAWLVVRIAAAVVETSYSRYARAHRDPARLRRVRTQVSLIMRVVSAVVGVVAVASMLLTFPAMRAAGASLLASAGILGIVAGVAAQSTLANMFAGLQIAFGDMVRLGDTVVVDGEWGTVEEITLTFLTVRTWDERRITMPVSYFTSKPFENWSRGTPQMTGIVFWHLDHSAPVEAMREKLRDLLRECPAWDGRDYSLAVTDSTPNTLQVRALVTAKDADDVWTVRVTVREQMIRWLCAEHPYALPRVNTADAVLPPGGIPSPDGAPRRAHEPPRTGRG; this is translated from the coding sequence ATGGAGAACGTACTGCGCCCTGTGATCGTGGTCGGCGGCGCCGTCGTCCTGACCGTGCTGATCGGGTGGGCCACGGATCTGCTGCTGCGCAAGGCCGACGAACGGCACAGCGAGACGCCTCTGTGGGGCCTGCTGCGCCGCGCCCGCGTCCCCTACCAGCTGGTGCTGTGCGCGGCCCTGCTCAGAGGCTCCTACGACCAGGCGGAACTGCTTCAGGAGCACCGAGTCGGCATCGGCCGGGCCCTGACCCTGGTGCTGATCGGGTCGGCGGCCTGGCTGGTGGTGCGCATCGCGGCGGCGGTCGTCGAAACCTCCTACAGCCGCTACGCCCGCGCGCACCGCGACCCGGCCCGGCTCCGCCGGGTCCGCACCCAGGTGTCGCTGATCATGCGCGTGGTCTCGGCGGTCGTCGGGGTGGTCGCCGTGGCCTCGATGCTGCTGACGTTCCCAGCGATGCGCGCGGCCGGCGCCTCGCTGCTGGCCTCCGCCGGCATCCTGGGCATCGTCGCCGGTGTCGCCGCGCAGTCCACGCTGGCCAATATGTTCGCGGGGCTGCAGATCGCCTTCGGCGACATGGTGCGGCTCGGCGACACCGTCGTGGTGGACGGCGAGTGGGGCACGGTCGAAGAGATCACGCTGACCTTTCTGACCGTACGCACCTGGGACGAGCGCCGGATCACCATGCCCGTGTCGTACTTCACCTCCAAACCCTTCGAGAACTGGTCCCGCGGCACCCCGCAGATGACCGGGATCGTGTTCTGGCACCTCGACCACTCGGCACCCGTCGAGGCGATGCGCGAGAAGCTCCGGGACCTGCTGCGCGAGTGTCCGGCGTGGGACGGCCGTGACTACTCGCTCGCGGTCACCGACTCCACGCCGAACACCCTGCAGGTACGCGCGCTGGTGACCGCCAAGGACGCGGACGACGTGTGGACCGTGCGGGTCACGGTCCGCGAGCAGATGATCCGCTGGCTGTGCGCGGAGCATCCGTACGCGCTGCCCCGGGTCAACACCGCGGACGCGGTCCTGCCGCCGGGCGGCATCCCCTCCCCGGACGGCGCGCCGCGCCGGGCGCACGAGCCACCGCGTACCGGCAGGGGGTGA
- the ileS gene encoding isoleucine--tRNA ligase, producing MTAPTYRQVPAQVDLPALEHAVLDFWRDQKIFAKSLEQSEGRPEWVFYEGPPTANGMPGAHHIEARVFKDVFPRFRTMRGYHVARKAGWDCHGLPVELAVEKELGFSGKQDIEAYGIAEFNAKCRESVLRHTDAFTQLTTRMGYWVDLDDAYVTMDPEYIESVWWSLKEIFDKGLLVQDHRVAPWCPRCGTGLSDHELAQGYETVVDPSVYVRFPLTSGPLAGQAALLVWTTTPWTLVSNTAVAAHPEVTYVVATNGEEKLVVAEPLLEKALGEGWESTGQTFTGAEMERWTYQRPFELVEFPEPAHYVVNAEYVTTEDGTGLVHQSPAFGEDDLRVCRAYGLPVVNPVRPDGTFEEDVPLVGGVFFKKADEKLTEDLQQRGLLFKHIPYEHSYPHCWRCHTALLYYAQPSWYIRTTAVKDRLLEENEKTNWYPETVKHGRFGDWLNNNIDWALSRNRYWGTPLPVWRCEDDHLTVVGSRAELSELTGTDQSQLDPHRPFIDAVTFGCPQCAKTATRVPEVIDAWYDSGSMPFAQWGYPYKNKELFESRYPAQFISEAIDQTRGWFYTLMAVGTLVFDKSSYENVVCLGHILAEDGRKMSKHLGNILQPIPLMDQHGADAVRWFMAAGGSPWAARRVGHGTIQEVVRKTLLTYWNTVAFQALYARTSNWAPSAADPAPADRPVLDRWLLSELHALTDQVTQALEAYDTQRAGKLLSAFVDDLSNWYVRRSRRRFWQGDKAALRTLHEVVETVTKLMAPLTPFITERVWQDLVVPVTPGAPESVHLAAWPEADLSAIDPELSKQMVLVRRLVELGRATRAESGVKTRQPLSRALVAVAGFESLDPELHTQITEELNVSSLASLSDSSAGPAGGGSLVDTTAKANFRALGKRFGKRVQDVAKAIANADATALSLALRAGTASVEVDGETVALAPDEVIITETPREGWSVASDSGATVALDLEITEELRQAGLARDAIRLIQEARKNSGLDVADRIALRWTSTDPAVIAALSEHAELIADEVLATDFAQGEGDDTYGDPFTDEGLSLTFRLHKA from the coding sequence ATGACAGCGCCGACGTACCGCCAGGTACCCGCCCAGGTCGACCTGCCCGCGCTCGAGCACGCGGTGCTCGACTTCTGGCGCGACCAGAAGATCTTCGCCAAGAGTCTGGAGCAGTCCGAGGGGCGCCCCGAGTGGGTGTTCTACGAGGGCCCGCCCACCGCGAACGGCATGCCCGGCGCCCACCACATCGAGGCGCGCGTCTTCAAGGACGTCTTCCCCCGCTTCCGCACCATGCGCGGCTACCACGTGGCCCGCAAGGCCGGCTGGGACTGCCACGGCCTGCCCGTGGAGCTGGCGGTCGAGAAGGAGCTCGGCTTCTCCGGCAAGCAGGACATCGAGGCGTACGGCATCGCCGAGTTCAACGCCAAGTGCCGTGAGTCCGTGCTCCGCCACACCGACGCCTTCACCCAGCTCACGACCCGCATGGGCTACTGGGTCGACCTCGACGACGCCTACGTCACGATGGACCCCGAGTACATCGAGTCGGTCTGGTGGTCGCTGAAGGAGATCTTCGACAAGGGCCTGCTGGTCCAGGACCACCGCGTCGCCCCCTGGTGCCCGCGCTGCGGCACCGGCCTGTCGGACCACGAGCTGGCGCAGGGCTACGAGACGGTCGTCGACCCGTCCGTGTACGTCCGTTTCCCGCTCACCTCCGGTCCGCTCGCCGGCCAGGCCGCGCTCCTGGTGTGGACGACCACCCCCTGGACCCTGGTCTCCAACACGGCGGTCGCCGCGCACCCCGAGGTCACCTACGTCGTCGCGACGAACGGTGAGGAGAAGCTCGTCGTCGCCGAGCCGCTCCTCGAGAAGGCGCTCGGCGAGGGCTGGGAGTCCACGGGCCAGACCTTCACGGGCGCCGAGATGGAGCGCTGGACGTATCAACGTCCGTTCGAGCTGGTGGAGTTCCCGGAGCCCGCCCACTACGTGGTGAACGCCGAGTACGTCACCACCGAGGACGGTACGGGTCTGGTCCACCAGTCGCCCGCCTTCGGTGAGGACGACCTCCGGGTCTGCCGCGCGTACGGCCTGCCCGTCGTGAACCCGGTCCGCCCGGACGGCACCTTCGAGGAGGACGTCCCCCTTGTCGGCGGCGTCTTCTTCAAGAAGGCCGACGAAAAGCTCACCGAGGACCTCCAGCAGCGCGGTCTGCTCTTCAAGCACATCCCGTACGAGCACAGCTACCCGCACTGCTGGCGCTGCCACACCGCGCTGCTGTACTACGCGCAGCCGTCCTGGTACATCCGCACGACGGCCGTCAAGGACCGCCTCCTCGAAGAGAACGAGAAGACCAACTGGTACCCGGAGACGGTCAAGCACGGCCGCTTCGGCGACTGGCTGAACAACAACATCGACTGGGCGCTGTCCCGCAACCGCTACTGGGGCACCCCGCTGCCCGTCTGGCGCTGCGAGGACGACCACCTCACCGTCGTCGGCTCGCGCGCCGAGCTCAGCGAGCTGACCGGCACGGACCAGTCCCAGCTCGACCCGCACCGCCCGTTCATCGACGCCGTCACCTTCGGCTGCCCGCAGTGTGCCAAGACGGCCACGCGCGTGCCCGAGGTCATCGACGCCTGGTACGACTCGGGCTCGATGCCGTTCGCGCAGTGGGGCTACCCGTACAAGAACAAGGAGCTGTTCGAGAGCCGCTACCCGGCGCAGTTCATCTCCGAGGCGATCGACCAGACCCGCGGCTGGTTCTACACGCTGATGGCCGTCGGCACGCTGGTCTTCGACAAGTCGTCGTACGAGAACGTGGTCTGCCTGGGCCACATCCTCGCCGAGGACGGCCGCAAGATGTCCAAGCACCTGGGCAACATCCTGCAGCCGATCCCGCTCATGGACCAGCACGGCGCGGACGCGGTGCGCTGGTTCATGGCGGCCGGCGGTTCCCCGTGGGCGGCCCGCCGGGTCGGTCACGGCACCATCCAGGAGGTCGTCCGCAAGACGCTCCTCACGTACTGGAACACGGTCGCCTTCCAGGCGCTGTACGCCCGTACGTCGAACTGGGCGCCCAGCGCGGCCGACCCGGCCCCGGCCGACCGCCCGGTGCTGGACCGCTGGCTGCTGTCCGAGCTGCACGCGCTCACCGACCAGGTGACGCAGGCGCTGGAGGCGTACGACACCCAGCGCGCCGGCAAGCTGCTGTCGGCGTTCGTCGACGACCTGTCGAACTGGTACGTCCGCCGCTCGCGCCGCCGCTTCTGGCAGGGCGACAAGGCCGCGCTGCGCACCCTGCACGAGGTCGTCGAGACGGTCACCAAGCTGATGGCCCCGCTGACCCCGTTCATCACCGAGCGGGTCTGGCAGGACCTGGTCGTGCCGGTGACCCCGGGCGCCCCGGAGTCGGTGCATCTGGCGGCCTGGCCGGAGGCAGACCTGTCCGCCATCGACCCGGAGCTGTCGAAGCAGATGGTCCTGGTCCGCCGCCTGGTGGAGCTGGGCCGCGCCACGCGCGCGGAGTCGGGCGTCAAGACCCGCCAGCCCCTGTCCCGTGCCCTGGTGGCGGTGGCGGGCTTCGAGTCCCTCGACCCGGAGCTGCACACGCAGATCACCGAGGAGCTGAACGTCAGCTCCCTGGCCTCGCTGTCGGATTCCTCCGCCGGTCCAGCGGGCGGCGGTTCTCTGGTGGACACCACCGCCAAGGCGAACTTCCGGGCCCTGGGCAAGCGCTTCGGCAAGCGGGTCCAGGACGTGGCCAAGGCCATCGCGAACGCCGACGCGACGGCGCTGTCCCTCGCCCTGCGCGCGGGCACGGCGTCGGTGGAGGTCGACGGCGAGACGGTCGCCCTCGCCCCCGACGAGGTGATCATCACGGAGACCCCGCGCGAGGGCTGGTCGGTCGCCTCCGACTCCGGCGCCACGGTCGCCCTCGACCTGGAGATCACCGAGGAGTTGCGGCAGGCGGGCCTCGCCCGTGACGCGATCCGGCTGATCCAGGAGGCCCGCAAGAACAGCGGCCTCGACGTGGCCGACCGTATCGCGCTGCGCTGGACCTCCACGGACCCGGCGGTCATCGCGGCCCTGAGCGAGCACGCCGAACTGATCGCCGACGAGGTCCTGGCGACCGACTTCGCCCAGGGCGAGGGGGACGACACCTACGGCGACCCGTTCACCGACGAAGGCCTGTCGCTCACCTTCCGCCTGCACAAGGCCTGA
- the lspA gene encoding signal peptidase II, with amino-acid sequence MAEAERIIGTPDTPDDGGDRAAAAGAPVVSGASGADERGTVAERPRGRRRIAVLFAVAAFAYALDLISKMLVVARLEHHAPIKLVGDWLELNALRNPGAAFGFGQAFTIIFTVIAAAVIVVIIRLARKLYSLPWAIALGLLLGGALGNLTDRIFRSPGLFEGEVVDFIAPKGFAVFNLADSAIVCGGILIVLLSFRGLDPDGTVHKD; translated from the coding sequence GTGGCAGAGGCGGAGCGCATCATCGGTACGCCGGACACCCCGGACGACGGAGGCGACCGGGCGGCAGCGGCCGGCGCGCCCGTGGTCTCCGGTGCGTCCGGCGCGGACGAGCGGGGGACCGTGGCCGAGCGGCCCCGGGGCAGGCGCCGGATCGCGGTGCTGTTCGCGGTGGCCGCATTCGCGTACGCCCTCGACCTGATCAGCAAGATGCTCGTGGTCGCGAGGCTGGAGCACCACGCGCCGATCAAGCTCGTCGGGGACTGGCTGGAGCTCAACGCCCTGCGCAACCCCGGTGCGGCCTTCGGCTTCGGACAGGCCTTCACGATCATCTTCACGGTGATCGCGGCCGCCGTGATCGTGGTGATCATCCGCCTCGCCCGCAAGCTCTACAGCCTGCCCTGGGCGATCGCGCTCGGTCTGCTGCTCGGCGGTGCGCTCGGCAACCTCACCGACCGGATCTTCCGGTCGCCGGGACTCTTCGAGGGCGAGGTCGTCGACTTCATCGCGCCCAAGGGCTTCGCGGTCTTCAACCTGGCCGACTCGGCGATCGTCTGCGGCGGCATCCTGATCGTGCTGCTGTCCTTCCGCGGTCTGGACCCGGACGGCACCGTCCACAAGGACTGA
- a CDS encoding TraR/DksA family transcriptional regulator, whose protein sequence is MVVKQTAVQQSASGRSRGAAASGSADASGGTAKGIGGKKSTQKGTAAGAANSVKPVKPVKPVKAVRSTGAEETVAKKATATKAAPSRKAAEGEGGGRRAGKKAATGTAATGTTAAGKAATEQAATRQAASKQTASKKAAAKKLAGKESAAKATGAKKPVAKKPAAKKVTVKTSIAEQTAVEETTGGDTRTAAKRAATSKKTAAAKTAAAKKAAEKKAAEKKAAETKVVEKAEKAEKKGAAKKTVGKKAVAGKAGAGKAAASEKAVAEGGTESVGAEGASRKSTSTKGAAKKSTAKKAGAARAAKQTGATTVVAKKTPGTATAAKTAVPKARVAAVEPGELAVRPGEDPWTPEEVEEARAELLSEEERLRAEITSSEESIVGLMRDSGDGAGDDQADTGTKNITREHEMALAANAREMLVQTGRALERLDAGTYGLCENCGNPIGKARMQAFPRATLCVECKQKQERRY, encoded by the coding sequence ATGGTGGTGAAACAGACCGCCGTACAGCAGTCGGCGTCCGGCAGGTCCAGGGGCGCGGCGGCCTCCGGCAGCGCGGATGCCTCCGGCGGTACGGCCAAGGGCATAGGGGGGAAGAAGAGCACGCAGAAGGGCACCGCTGCGGGGGCCGCGAACTCCGTGAAGCCGGTGAAGCCTGTGAAGCCGGTCAAGGCCGTGCGGTCGACCGGTGCCGAGGAGACCGTCGCGAAGAAGGCGACCGCTACGAAGGCGGCTCCTTCGAGGAAGGCGGCCGAGGGGGAGGGGGGCGGGAGACGAGCGGGCAAGAAGGCGGCAACCGGGACGGCGGCCACCGGGACGACGGCTGCCGGGAAGGCTGCCACCGAGCAGGCTGCGACCAGGCAGGCCGCCTCGAAGCAGACCGCTTCGAAGAAGGCCGCCGCGAAGAAGTTGGCCGGCAAGGAGTCGGCTGCCAAGGCGACGGGCGCAAAGAAGCCCGTCGCCAAGAAGCCCGCTGCCAAGAAGGTGACCGTGAAGACGTCGATTGCGGAACAGACGGCTGTTGAGGAGACGACCGGCGGCGACACGAGGACGGCAGCCAAGAGGGCCGCCACCTCGAAGAAGACGGCCGCCGCGAAGACGGCCGCCGCGAAGAAGGCCGCGGAGAAGAAGGCCGCGGAGAAGAAGGCCGCCGAGACGAAAGTCGTGGAGAAGGCGGAGAAGGCGGAGAAGAAGGGGGCCGCCAAGAAGACCGTCGGGAAGAAGGCGGTCGCGGGGAAGGCGGGTGCCGGGAAGGCCGCCGCCTCCGAAAAGGCTGTCGCCGAGGGGGGCACGGAGAGCGTCGGCGCCGAGGGCGCCTCCCGGAAGAGCACCTCCACCAAGGGGGCGGCCAAGAAGAGCACGGCCAAGAAAGCGGGCGCGGCGCGGGCCGCGAAGCAGACGGGAGCCACGACGGTGGTTGCGAAGAAGACTCCTGGCACGGCCACGGCGGCGAAGACCGCAGTCCCCAAGGCGCGGGTTGCCGCGGTGGAGCCCGGCGAACTCGCGGTGCGCCCGGGCGAGGACCCCTGGACGCCGGAGGAGGTCGAGGAGGCACGCGCCGAGCTGCTGTCCGAGGAGGAGCGGCTGCGTGCCGAGATCACCTCCTCCGAGGAGTCCATCGTGGGCCTGATGCGGGACTCGGGGGACGGCGCCGGCGACGACCAGGCGGACACCGGCACCAAGAACATCACGCGCGAGCACGAGATGGCCCTGGCCGCCAACGCGCGCGAGATGCTCGTCCAGACCGGGCGCGCCCTGGAACGCCTGGACGCGGGCACCTACGGCCTGTGCGAGAACTGCGGCAACCCCATCGGCAAGGCCCGGATGCAGGCCTTCCCGCGAGCCACCCTGTGCGTGGAGTGCAAGCAGAAGCAGGAACGCCGCTACTGA
- a CDS encoding SDR family NAD(P)-dependent oxidoreductase: MARNIVISGGGTGIGLATARVFAADGDRVLLLGRRAEVLEKAGVPGALTRAADLGDPADVRGVARFVAEELGTVDVLVHSAGGNGGLEPAPATDDPLDALAHAWGVNFRLNTLTAVLLTEALKDRLADPGGRVLFLSSIAAFRGSGSGAYAASKAALHPYAHDLARELGPRGVTVNVVAPGYVEDTDFFGGPIEEERRERLVAETSTGRAGTPGDVAATLHWLASPLAGHITSQIIQVNGGAERGH; this comes from the coding sequence ATGGCTCGCAACATTGTGATCAGTGGTGGCGGTACGGGGATCGGGCTCGCGACGGCGCGGGTCTTCGCGGCGGACGGGGACCGGGTGCTGCTCCTCGGGCGGCGCGCGGAGGTGCTGGAGAAGGCCGGGGTGCCCGGGGCACTCACCCGTGCGGCCGACCTCGGCGACCCGGCGGACGTGCGGGGCGTGGCCCGGTTCGTCGCCGAGGAACTGGGCACCGTGGACGTGCTCGTGCACAGCGCCGGGGGCAACGGGGGACTGGAGCCCGCGCCCGCGACCGACGATCCGCTCGACGCCCTCGCACATGCCTGGGGTGTCAACTTCCGGCTCAACACCCTCACCGCCGTGCTGCTCACGGAGGCGCTCAAGGACCGGCTGGCCGACCCGGGAGGCCGGGTGCTGTTCCTGAGCTCCATAGCCGCCTTCCGCGGCTCGGGCAGCGGGGCCTACGCCGCCTCCAAGGCCGCCCTCCACCCCTACGCCCATGACCTGGCCCGGGAGCTGGGGCCGCGCGGTGTCACTGTGAACGTGGTGGCGCCGGGCTATGTCGAGGACACCGACTTCTTCGGCGGACCCATCGAGGAGGAGAGACGGGAACGGCTCGTCGCCGAGACGTCCACCGGCCGGGCCGGCACCCCCGGGGACGTCGCCGCCACCCTGCACTGGCTGGCCTCCCCGCTGGCCGGGCACATCACCTCGCAGATCATCCAGGTCAACGGGGGCGCCGAACGAGGTCACTGA
- a CDS encoding RluA family pseudouridine synthase: protein MSTIPEIRTLPVPDGLEGERVDAAISRMFGFSRTKAAELAAAGKVQVDGSVVGKSERVRGGAWLEVEMPQAPAPVQVVAEPVEGMEIVHDDDDVVVIVKPVGVAAHPSPGWSGPTVIGGLAAAGYRISTSGAAERQGIVHRLDVGTSGLMVVAKSEYAYTSLKRQFKERTVDKRYHTLVQGHPDPTSGTIDAPIGRHPNHDYKWAVTADGKPSVTHYDLIEAFRAASLLDVKLETGRTHQIRVHMAAHRHPCVGDLTYGADPTLAKRLRLTRQWLHAVRLGFEHPGDGQWVEFECDYPEDLQQALDQVREETWA from the coding sequence GTGAGCACGATTCCCGAGATCCGTACCCTGCCCGTGCCCGACGGCCTGGAGGGCGAGCGCGTCGACGCCGCCATCTCCCGCATGTTCGGCTTCTCCCGTACGAAGGCGGCGGAGCTCGCCGCAGCAGGCAAGGTGCAGGTCGACGGCTCGGTGGTCGGCAAGTCCGAGCGGGTGCGCGGCGGCGCCTGGCTCGAGGTCGAGATGCCGCAGGCGCCCGCGCCGGTGCAGGTGGTGGCCGAGCCGGTCGAGGGCATGGAGATCGTGCACGACGACGATGACGTGGTCGTGATCGTCAAGCCGGTCGGCGTCGCCGCGCACCCGTCGCCGGGCTGGAGCGGACCGACCGTGATCGGCGGCCTGGCCGCCGCCGGCTACCGGATCTCCACCTCGGGCGCCGCGGAGCGCCAGGGCATCGTGCACCGCCTCGACGTCGGCACCTCCGGCCTGATGGTGGTCGCCAAGTCCGAGTACGCGTACACGTCGCTCAAGCGCCAGTTCAAGGAGCGCACGGTCGACAAGCGCTACCACACGCTCGTCCAGGGCCACCCCGACCCGACCAGCGGCACCATCGACGCGCCCATCGGCCGCCATCCCAACCACGACTACAAGTGGGCGGTCACGGCCGACGGCAAGCCCTCCGTGACGCACTACGACCTCATCGAGGCCTTCCGCGCCGCCTCCCTGCTCGACGTGAAGCTGGAGACCGGCCGCACCCACCAGATCCGCGTCCACATGGCCGCCCACCGCCACCCCTGCGTCGGCGACCTGACCTATGGCGCCGACCCGACCCTCGCCAAGCGGCTCCGCCTCACCCGCCAGTGGCTGCACGCCGTCCGGCTCGGCTTCGAGCACCCCGGGGACGGGCAGTGGGTCGAGTTCGAGTGCGACTACCCCGAGGACCTTCAGCAGGCCCTGGACCAGGTCCGCGAGGAGACCTGGGCATGA